The Megalops cyprinoides isolate fMegCyp1 chromosome 19, fMegCyp1.pri, whole genome shotgun sequence genome has a window encoding:
- the recql5 gene encoding ATP-dependent DNA helicase Q5, producing MTSIQRALKTHFGFEKFRSKQQEDIVNAVARGDRDVFVCMPTGAGKSLCYQLPAVLAQGITLVVSPLIALIQDQVDQLQARNVPACSINSKLPARDRRRIMEDLESESPRLKLLYVTPEMVASPSFQPCLAGLCARGLLARLAVDEAHCVSQWGHDFRPDYLKLGELRARLPGVPCVALTATAPQRVQEDVARSLRLRSPLSFSMPVFRSNLRYDVIFRELLPDPYVHLHSFVKKALGDGPVAKGCGIVYCRTRDSCEDVAYRLTLLGVSARAYHAGLKADDRTQAQNDWMQEKVPVIVATISFGMGVDKPNVRFVAHWNLAKSLASYYQESGRAGRDGLPSSCRIYYSPRDRDQMNFLIRKEIARTQEKRGSQKEQDKVAITDFEAMVAFCQQEACRHATISQFFGDARPNCNGACDFCKNPKAVRAQLEAASRLSTTTGPAQSKEPRGPFGCDPELYAGGRKGYGFERYDEEWEGGGEDDSEKRKKQFRDLFRKQMSLRKASDVKETFVPPDADCPLREASSQRIPKLTVKARQHCLALLQSTLDNHQGAAGSMESSDTRSLAVDIEYEVFRSSKSANLYKASVLKKVADMKKGTDGVVVAPVGGGEASSCSSGGDAPSSSSSSSSSSGGELQGFTPASELYSLKRKRVGAGLRGSSNPFQTAGELLRASKSPEACGAEGEGPGAGCDADSLCGPQPATEAGKGKRRKTESTVAVPAASSSINSVAPASLSSPTKGGGRAPSKKQQKLAEAAKTSRSIFQYFSKKQEEGGNTDPSLPDQAGQDLGAGEEKTDLESVSELQGEDECEVKATLDKRPLHKLEDNPAESEGPPAAKRQRPLQDKKKKVTFDSSVQESKKEPGGNVKKYRAAEKTLTMKEGAWDTLGVLRAPEKTVNLKDGEMGNVGVLQAPEDTVTLKEGAGDKVGVLHIPEDTVNLEGTRLNVEVSRAPEQSVTLKNQERGRVGVLQPPEKAVSLKERARGNEGVLRPREKAVSLKEAADIVVHCLDPFYSQGKFATKDLFKSFARFLSHLLTEGRSKGRAQVKSEARSLIKKFFSSVQRCESERDWTHLKGPGGGADRRGDGQAA from the exons ATGACTTCGATTCAACGGGCTCTAAAAACTCATTTTGGGTTTGAAAAGTTCCGGTCGAAACAACAAGAGGACATTGTTAATGCGGTCGCTAGAG GTGACAGGGATGTGTTCGTGTGCATGCCCACCGGTGCAGGGAAGTCCTTGTGCTACCAGCTCCCTGCAGTGTTGGCACAAGGCATCACACTGGTGGTGTCGCCACTCATCGCTCTCATCCAG GATCAGGTGGACCAGTTGCAGGCGCGGAATGTCCCTGCCTGCTCCATCAACTCCAAGCTGCCGGCACGGGACCGCCGCCGGATCATGGAGGACCTGGAGAGCGAGTCGCCCCGCCTCAAGCTGTTGTACGTCACCCCGGAGATGGTGGCCTCGCCCTCCTTCCAGCCCTGCCTGGCGGGTCTGTGCGCCCGGGGCCTGCTGGCCCGCCTGGCGGTGGATGAGGCCCACTGCGTCTCCCAGTGGGGGCACGACTTCCGGCCGGACTACCTGAAGCTGGGCGAGCTGCGGGCGCGGCTGCCGGGCGTTCCCTGCGTGGCGCTGACCGCCACCGCCCCCCAGCGGGTGCAGGAGGACGTCGCCCGCTCCCTGCGCCTCCGTTcgcccctctccttctccatgcCCGTCTTCCGCAGCAACCTGCGCTATGATGTCATCTTCCGGGAGCTGCTGCCCGACCCGTACGTGCACCTGCACTCCTTCGTCAAGAAAGCTCTGGGGGACGGCCCCGTCGCCAAG GGCTGTGGGATAGTTTACTGCCGGACCAGGGACAGCTGTGAGGACGTTGCGTACCGCCTCACGCTTCTGGGGGTGTCGGCCAGGGCATATCATGCAG GGCTGAAGGCAGATGATCGCACACAGGCGCAGAATGACTGGATGCAGGAGAAAGTTCCGGTCATCGTGGCCACCATCAGCTTCGGCATGGGTGTGGATAAGCCTAACGTCAG GTTTGTTGCCCACTGGAACCTTGCCAAATCGCTGGCGAGTTACTACCAGGAATCGGGGCGTGCAGGGCGAGATGGGCTGCCCTCCTCCTGCCGAATATACTACTCACCTCGAGATAGAGACCAAATGAACTTCCTAATCCGGAAGGAGATTGCACGCACCCAG GAGAAGCGGGGGTCACAGAAGGAGCAGGACAAGGTTGCCATCACAGACTTTGAGGCCATGGTGGCCTTCTGTCAGCAGGAGGC GTGTCGGCATGCAACCATCTCTCAGTTCTTCGGGGATGCACGGCCAAACTGTAATGGAGCCTGTGACTTCTGCAAGAACCCCAAAGCAGTCCGGGCCCAGCTGGAGGCCGCATCGCGCCTCAGCACCACAACCGGCCCGGCCCAGAGCAAGGAGCCCAGGGGTCCATTCGGGTGCGACCCTGAGCTTTACGCAGGAGGGCGTAAGGGGTATGGATTTGAGAG gtATGATGAGGAATgggagggtggtggggaggATGACTCGGAAAAACGAAAGAAGCAATTCAGAGATTTATTCAGAAAACAGATGAGCCTCCGTAAG GCTTCCGATGTGAAAGAGACCTTCGTCCCCCCAG ATGCTGACTGCCCCCTCAGAGAGGCCAGCAGCCAGCGAATCCCGAAACTCACGGTCAAG gcgCGACAGCACTGCTTGGCCCTCCTACAATCAACACTGGAcaaccaccagggggcagcaggctCCATGGAGAG TTCTGACACCCGGTCCTTGGCGGTGGATATTGAGTATGAAGTGTTCAGGAGCAGCAAGTCTGCCAATCTGTACAAGGCATCTGTGCTTAAGAAG GTGGCGGACATGAAGAAGGGCACTGATGGGGTGGTGGTCGCCCCTGTGGGCGGAGGAGaggccagcagctgcagcagtggtgGAGACGcgccctcttcctcctcttcctcctcctcctcctcaggtgGAGAGCTCCAGGGATTCACACCAGCCTCTGAGTTGTATTCT CTGAAGCGGAAGAGAGTGGGGGCTGGACTGCGTGGTTCCTCAAACCCCTTCCAGACAGCCGGCGAGCTGCTGAGAGCCTCCAAGAGCCCAGAGGCCTGCGGGGCTGAGGGCGAGGGGCCAGGGGCAGGGTGTGACGCAGACAGCCTCTGTGGGCCTCAGCCGGCTACTGAGGCAGGGAAAGGCAAGAGGCGCAAGACTGAATCGACTGTGGCAGTGCCTGCAGCCTCGTCCTCCATTAACTCCGTGGCCCCCGCCTCCCTGTCTAGCCCGACCAAGGGGGGCGGCAGAGCACCCAGCAAAAAGCAGCAGAAACTGGCTGAGGCAGCCAAGACGTCCCGCTCCATCTTCCAGTACTTCAGCAAGAAGCAAGAGGAGGGCGGCAATactgacccctccctccctgaccaGGCTGGCCAAGATCTCGGGGCAGGGGAGGAGAAGACTGACCTGGAGTCAGTCTCTGAACTGCAGGG tgagGATGAATGTGAGGTCAAAGCTACTCTGGATAAAAGGCCATTACACAAG TTGGAGGACAACCCAGCGGAGAGTGAGGGCCCCCCAGCTGCAAAGCGGCAGCGTCCCCTACAggacaaaaagaagaaagtgaCCTTTGACTCCAGTGTACAGGAAAGCAAGAAGGAGCCAGGGGggaatgtgaaaaaatacagagctgcagagaaaaCTTTAACCATGAAGGAGGGGGCGTGGGACACTTTAGGGGTACTCCGGGCCCCAGAGAAGACTGTAAACCTGAAGGATGGGGAGATGGGGAATGTGGGGGTACTCCAAGCCCCAGAGGACACTGTGACTCTGAAGGAGGGGGCGGGAGATAAAGTGGGGGTACTCCACATTCCAGAGGACACTGTGAATTTGGAGGGGACGAGGCTGAATGTAGAAGTATCCCGGGCTCCAGAGCAATCTGTGACTCTGAAGAatcaggagagggggagagtgggggtACTGCAACCTCCAGAGAAAGCTGTGAGTCTGAAGGAACGGGCAAGGGGGAATGAGGGGGTACTCCGACCCAGAGAGAAAGCTGTGAGTCTGAAGGAGGCCGCTGACATCGTAGTTCACTGCCTGGATCCTTTCTATTCTCAGGGGAAATTTGCCACCAAG GACCTATTCAAGTCGTTCGCCCGCTTCCTGTCCCACCTACTCACAGAGGGGAGGAGTAAGGGGAGGGCCCAAG TGAAATCTGAAGCCCGCAGCCTGATCAAGAAATTCTTCAGCAGCGTCCAGCGttgtgagagcgagagagactgGACTCACCTAAAAGGCCCGGGAGGCGGGGCTGACAGGAGAGGGGACGGGCAGGCGGCTTAG
- the LOC118794854 gene encoding histone H3.3A — MARTKQTARKSTGGKAPRKQLATKAARKSAPSTGGVKKPHRYRPGTVALREIRRYQKSTELLIRKLPFQRLVREIAQDFKTDLRFQSAAIGALQEASEAYLVGLFEDTNLCAIHAKRVTIMPKDIQLARRIRGERA; from the exons ATGGCGCGTACCAAGCAAACTGCCCGTAAGTCAACCGGAGGAAAAGCTCCAAGGAAGCAGCTGGCGACCAAGGCAGCTCGTAAGAGCGCGCCCTCCACCGGCGGTGTGAAAAAGCCCCATCGCTACAG GCCTGGCACAGTGGCACTGAGGGAAATCCGTCGATACCAGAAGTCCACAGAGCTGCTGATCCGCAAGCTGCCCTTCCAGCGCCTGGTGAGGGAGATTGCCCAGGACTTCAAGACCGACCTGCGTTTCCAGAGCGCCGCCATCGGAGCCCTGCAG GAAGCCAGCGAGGCATATCTGGTGGGGCTGTTTGAGGACACCAACCTGTGCGCCATCCACGCCAAGCGTGTCACCATCATGCCCAAGGACATCCAGCTGGCCCGCAGGATCAGGGGAGAGCGGGCCTAG
- the LOC118794772 gene encoding E3 ubiquitin-protein ligase TRIM21-like, whose translation MAMECLRFLVEPAKELTIRLKESREKAENEKKKALVESQLFIMELARDLSRLCQRTEVLKHIWSCEDIWPPHVCRAFILDWASQLENQVGGGREKRDLCKLTEDQKEEDVEWAEKIILGWTRGLKNQAELSVWPGESVVMALDDLEAQWKRGRMPTLLSAMELVMCALLTESPDKEAVPQLWLTGKQRRQKIEAAQYIPITVWNWIREASVEVTLDADTANPDLLISPDDKRMRCGFERKEVPNFHQRFDGWWCAVGVDGFTSGRHYWEVEVGERDWRLGVAKESALRKGFKSLNTYTGYLTLRLERGTELKALTVPFTSLPPSLIPRRVGVYLDYEEGQLSFYDAECHSHIYTYSETFTEKLYPLFGTVEIIKDLVIRPAVAKERNCCSMLCLWA comes from the exons ATGGCAATGGAGTGTCTGCGGTTCCTCGTTGAGCCAGCTAAGGAGCTCACAATCCGACTAAAG GAGTCTCGTGAGAAAGCAGagaatgagaagaaaaaggCACTGGTGGAGAGTCAGCTGTTTATCATGGAGCTAGCCAGGGACCTCAGCCGTCTGTgccag AGGACGGAGGTTCTGAAACACATCTGGTCCTGTGAGGACATCTGGCCCCCCCACGTGTGCCGGGCTTTTATCCTGGACTGGGCCTCACAGCTGGAGAATCAG GTAGGAGGTGGGCGAGAGAAGCGTGACCTGTGCAAGCTGACAGAGGACCAGAAGGAGGAAGATGTGGAGTGGGCGGAGAAGATCATCCTGGGCTGGACCAGGGGGCTGAAGAACCAGGCTGAG CTCAGTGTGTGGCCTGGGGAGTCTGTTGTCATGGCGCTGGATGATCTGGAGGCCCAGTGGAAGAGAGGCAGGATGCCGACTCTGCTGTCTGCCATGGAGCTGGTCATGTGcgctttgctgactgagagccCAGACAAG GAAGCTGTCCCCCAGCTGTGGCTGACTGGAAAGCAGAGGAGGCAGAAAATTG AGGCTGCCCAGTATATCCCTATTACAG TGTGGAACTGGATCCGTGAGGCCTCAG TGGAGGTGACCCTTGACGCCGACACGGCGAACCCTGACCTGCTGATCTCCCCTGACGACAAAAGGATGCGCTGTGGCTTCGAGAGGAAAGAGGTGCCCAACTTCCACCAGCGCTTCGACGGCTGGTGGTGCGCGGTGGGCGTGGACGGCTTCACCTCGGGGCGGCACTactgggaggtggaggtgggcgAGAGGGACTGGCGGCTGGGTGTGGCCAAGGAGTCGGCCCTGAGGAAAGGCTTCAAGTCCCTGAACACATACACGGGTTACCTGACCCTTCGGCTGGAGAGGGGCACAGAGTTGAAGGCCCTGACGGTGCCCttcacctccctgccccccagtCTCATCCCCCGCAGGGTGGGCGTGTACCTCGACTACGAGGAGGGCCAGCTCTCCTTCTACGACGCGGAGTGCCACTCCCACATCTACACCTACAGCGAGACCTTCACTGAGAAACTCTACCCTCTCTTCGGCACCGTGGAGATCATCAAAGACCTGGTCATCAGGCCTGCGGTGGCCAAAGAGCGCAACTGCTGCTCTATGTTATGTCTCTGGGCCTAG
- the LOC118794613 gene encoding Na(+)/H(+) exchange regulatory cofactor NHE-RF1-like, with the protein MSCKREYLRPRLCVLEKGSNGYGFHLHGEKGQIGQFVRLVEPDSPSEKSGLRAGDRLVFVNGESVENESHQQVVSRIRTTTGKLELIVVDVDTDEYLKKYNMRCLREYVTQGIPLPNSDPHHGSSSKNGIAKEPALSIEKNGDVHVGTKQGLGCDRGCKRELRPRLCVMTKGADGYGFNLHSVRSKPGQYIRVVDEDSPAQRSGLLPKDKIVQVNGAPVEGKQHSEVVSAIREGGNTTSLLVVDPDTDAFFQRCRVQPTEVHLTGPLPRNGDLEEEVNGRVSKENTKETKLSVSQSPSSGSLTTPPTCTPPREVTEDLSLGFNLSLQQVKERVHLKRSNKRAPHMDWSKKNELFSNL; encoded by the exons atgtcctgcaAACGAGAGTATCTTCGGCCCAGACTATGTGTGCTGGAAAAGGGTTCAAACGGATACGGGTTCCATCTTCATGGAGAGAAGGGACAGATCGGACAGTTCGTCCGGCTGGTGGAGCCTGACTCCCCGTCTGAAAAGTCGGGTCTACGTGCGGGGGACAGGTTGGTCTTCGTCAATGGGGAAAGTGTGGAGAACGAGAGTCACCAACAGGTTGTGTCACGGATACGAACCACCACCGGCAAACTGGAGCTCATCGTTGTTGATGTGGACACCGATGAGTacctgaaaaaatacaacatgagGTGTCTCAGAGAATATGTCACTCAAGGCATCCCACTACCCAACAGCGACCCACACCACGGGAGCTCCAGCAAGAACGGCATAGCGAAAGAACCGGCACTCTCCATAGAGAAAAACGGAGACGTCCACGTTGGGACGAAGCAGGGTCTTGGGTGTGATCGG ggCTGTAAGCGTGAGCTGCGTCCTCGTCTGTGTGTTATGACAAAGGGAGCTGATGGTTACGGCTTTAACCTGCACAGTGTGAGGTCCAAACCCGGCCAGTACATCCGAGTGGTGGACGAGGATTCCCCTGCCCAGAGGTCTGGGCTTCTGCCAAAGGACAAGATCGTGCAG GTGAACGGAGCTCCTGTGGAAGGGAAGCAGCACTCGGAGGTGGTGTCGGCCATCAGGGAGGGGGGCAACACAACGTCCCTGTTGGTGGTGGACCCTGACACTGACGCCTTCTTCCAGAGGTGTAGAGTCCAGCCCACGGAGGTACACctcacag GACCACTGCCTAGGAATGGGGATCTGGAGGAGGAG gTCAACGGCAGAGTGTCCAAAGAGAATACAAAGGAGACCaagctgtctgtcagtcagtctccATCCAGCGGGTCCCTCACCACCCCGCCCACCTGCACTCCACCACGAGAG GTGACAGAGGATCTCTCTCTGGGCTTCAACCTGTCCCTCCAGCAGGTGAAGGAGCGCGTCCACCTGAAGCGATCCAACAAGAGGGCCCCCCACATGGACTGGAGCAAAAAGAACGAGCTTTTCAGCAACCTATAA
- the LOC118794744 gene encoding cerebellar degeneration-related protein 2-like — protein sequence MLSPGRMEEFETEEEEPWYDQRDLEQDLHLAAELGKTLLEQNRELEDSLQQMYMTSEEQVQEIEYLSKQLEMLREMNEQHAKVYEQLDVTAHELELTNQSLEHESKASQEKIERLTGTMEMLQGQVEALTAQVEELRSLEQLRFRREKRERRRTIHSFPCARELCSGPSYEDSSAGRRPKKPGMERSALEEENERLREVVSSLRSAMSAERGRREGAERECAAILQELGQLEQRLQAAESCRLRVRELEAELQEMQQLCRPRVLVLGADESLAQTLLRAAPETDAPEGAAPGGEDGGEAPPASSPVRKSRSDTALNAIGSRDAAGHGGRGGAGGYELHAPGGPQRGMSILREVDEQYHALLEKYEELLGKCRRHEDSLRHAGVQTSRPISRDPSVKDAAGALPGPAPTPLPGPAEPPPGISDQVEAVDKRLGQNTPEYKALFKEIFSRIQKTKTHVKSSKAKAGKSSK from the exons ATGCTGAGCCCGGGCAGGATGGAGGAGTTCgagactgaggaagaggagccatGGTACGATCAGAGAGACCTGGAACAGG acctgCACCTGGCAGCAGAGCTGGGAAAGACGCTGCTGGAGCAGAACAGGGAGCTGGAGGACTCTCTGCAGCAGATGTACATGACCAGCGAGGAACAAGTGCAGGAGATCGAG TACCTGTCCAAACAGCTGGAGATGCTGCGGGAGATGAACGAACAGCACGCGAAAGTCTACGAGCAGCTGGACGTGACGGCACACGAGCTGgagctgaccaatcagagcttGGAGCACGAGAGCAAGGCCTCCCAGGAGAAGATTGAGAG GTTGACCGGGACGATGGAGATGCTGCAGGGCCAGGTGGAGGCGCTGACAGCAcaggtggaggagctgcgcTCCCTGGAGCAGCTGAGGTTCCGCCGTGAGAAGAGGGAGCGCCGCAGGACCATCCACTCCTTCCCCTGCGCGAGGGAGCTGTGCAGCGGGCCCAG CTACGAGGACAGCTCCGCGGGGCGGCGTCCCAAGAAGCCGGGGATGGAGCGCTCcgccctggaggaggagaacgaGCGTCTGCGGGAGGTGGTGTCGTCGCTGCGCTCGGCGATGAGCGCGGAGCGGGGCCGGCGGGAGGGGGCGGAGCGGGAGTGCGCGGCCATCCTGCAGGAGCTGGGCCAGCTGGAGCAGCGGCTGCAGGCGGCGGAGAGCTGCCGGCTGCGCGTGCGCGAGCTGGAGGCCGAGCTGCAGGAGATGCAGCAGCTGTGCCGGCCCCGCGTGCTCGTGCTGGGCGCCGACGAGAGCCTGGCCCAGACGCTGCTGCGCGCCGCCCCCGAGACCGACGCCCCCGAGGGCGCGGCGCCGGGCGGCGAGGACGGCGGCGAGGCCCCGCCCGCGTCCAGCCCCGTGCGCAAGAGCCGCAGCGACACGGCGCTCAACGCCATCGGCTCGCGGGACGCGGCGGGGCACGGCGGGCGCGGCGGCGCCGGCGGCTACGAGCTCCACGCCCCCGGCGGGCCGCAGCGGGGCATGTCCATCCTGCGTGAAGTGGACGAGCAGTACCACGCCCTGCTGGAGAAGTACGAGGAGCTGCTGGGGAAGTGCCGGCGGCACGAGGACAGCCTGCGCCACGCCGGGGTGCAGACGTCCCGCCCCATCTCCCGGGACCCGTCCGTGAAGGACGCCGCCGGCGCTctccccggccccgcccccacccccctgcccgGCCCCGCCGAGCCCCCGCCGGGCATCAGCGACCAGGTGGAGGCGGTGGACAAGCGCCTGGGCCAGAACACGCCCGAGTACAAGGCCCTCTTCAAGGAGATCTTCTCCCGCATCCAGAAGACCAAGACCCACGTGAAATCCTCCAAAGCCAAAGCCGGCAAAAGCAGCAAGTGA